One stretch of Streptomyces agglomeratus DNA includes these proteins:
- a CDS encoding recombinase family protein: protein MPQLPIAGRARTLRAIIYIRVSTEREEMQSPEQQLFSCKEYADRNNITIVGEPVEDLDLTGRSFARRQIAAVIERIRNGEADVVLVWKWSRFGRNNYESQVNLRELEKAGGRLIAVTEDFDTTTYHGRFSRDNMLLVADLQSGIIGATWQEAHDRRHRNGLPHTGQARFGYMRCPECRRKEDSPQEYLSCAACAGVLMVDPVRGPALAEAYERFADGESVAGIAADMAERGIRSLQGKVMKATQWQVVMDSGFGAGLIRWRGPEYRARHGRQSKKPSTYDNWVEGKQEPVIGLATWERYKRRREGSKSIPWSTSAKYSCSGLLRCQAINAEGQLCDRRLVASAVLRSNGGDTKIFRCPDIAVKTCKGVTVTLRRVDDAILAWLMERGTGEDMGVMAMKRAARRTRAASDIPTVERELTGKRSEGERLLDLYLKALISEEDFRNKREELDAEIASLESRLEVLRLDSGEGVIPSADDFAKLADLWPRMQPAKQRAALGKVVGRINIVKTPGKQYNRIEIIPAWEMDQAAS, encoded by the coding sequence ATGCCACAACTGCCCATCGCTGGAAGGGCGCGCACGCTACGCGCCATCATCTACATCCGCGTCAGCACTGAACGCGAGGAGATGCAGAGCCCGGAACAGCAGCTCTTCTCCTGCAAGGAGTACGCGGACAGGAACAACATCACGATCGTTGGTGAGCCGGTCGAAGACCTGGACCTGACGGGCCGCTCGTTCGCTCGCCGTCAGATCGCTGCCGTGATCGAGCGCATCCGCAACGGAGAGGCGGATGTGGTCCTGGTCTGGAAGTGGTCCCGGTTCGGCCGGAACAACTACGAGAGCCAGGTGAACCTCCGGGAGCTGGAGAAGGCCGGCGGGCGGTTGATCGCCGTCACCGAGGATTTCGACACGACCACGTATCACGGCCGGTTCAGCCGGGACAACATGCTCTTGGTGGCCGACCTTCAGTCGGGCATCATCGGCGCCACCTGGCAGGAAGCGCACGACCGCAGGCACCGCAACGGCCTGCCCCACACAGGCCAGGCCCGCTTCGGTTACATGCGGTGCCCCGAGTGCCGACGCAAGGAAGACTCGCCCCAGGAATACCTGAGTTGCGCCGCCTGCGCGGGCGTTCTCATGGTTGACCCCGTCCGGGGTCCAGCTCTGGCCGAAGCGTACGAACGCTTCGCTGATGGCGAGTCGGTCGCCGGTATCGCCGCGGACATGGCGGAGCGGGGAATCCGCTCCCTCCAGGGCAAGGTCATGAAGGCCACTCAGTGGCAGGTCGTCATGGATTCCGGCTTCGGGGCAGGGCTGATCCGCTGGCGGGGTCCGGAGTACCGGGCCCGGCACGGCCGGCAGTCCAAGAAGCCCAGCACGTACGACAACTGGGTAGAGGGCAAGCAAGAGCCGGTGATCGGGCTCGCTACCTGGGAGCGCTACAAGCGCCGCAGGGAAGGGTCCAAGTCCATCCCCTGGTCCACGTCTGCCAAGTACTCCTGCTCTGGCCTGCTGCGCTGTCAGGCCATCAATGCCGAAGGCCAGCTGTGTGACCGGCGCCTGGTGGCGTCGGCCGTGCTGCGGTCCAACGGCGGAGACACGAAGATCTTCCGCTGTCCGGACATTGCGGTGAAGACCTGCAAGGGCGTGACCGTCACCCTCCGCCGGGTGGATGACGCGATCCTCGCCTGGCTGATGGAACGCGGCACGGGTGAGGACATGGGCGTCATGGCGATGAAACGAGCCGCCCGCAGGACGCGGGCCGCGTCGGACATTCCCACGGTGGAGCGCGAGCTGACAGGCAAGCGGTCCGAAGGGGAAAGGCTCCTAGACCTGTATCTGAAGGCGCTCATTTCAGAGGAGGACTTCAGGAACAAGAGGGAGGAGCTTGACGCCGAGATCGCCAGTCTCGAATCCCGGCTCGAAGTACTGCGCCTGGACTCCGGGGAAGGGGTCATCCCCTCGGCGGATGACTTCGCGAAGCTGGCCGACCTCTGGCCGCGAATGCAGCCCGCCAAGCAGCGGGCTGCGCTGGGCAAGGTCGTGGGCCGGATCAACATCGTGAAAACCCCGGGCAAGCAGTACAACCGAATCGAGATCATCCCGGCCTGGGAGATGGATCAGGCCGCCTCGTGA